The following proteins are co-located in the Methanobrevibacter sp. genome:
- a CDS encoding GNAT family N-acetyltransferase, with protein MSGCSFRFAQKEDVSLVLDFIKELAEYENMLDEVVATEELLCDWIFDKKIVEVIFALEDDKEVGFALFFHNFSTFLGRGGIYLEDLYVKEEYRGKGYGKGLIKKLAQIAVERNCGRVEWWCLDWNQPSINFYLSIGAEPMDDWTVYRISGDTLKELGK; from the coding sequence ATGTCTGGCTGTTCATTTAGATTTGCCCAGAAAGAAGATGTTTCATTAGTTTTAGACTTTATAAAAGAATTGGCAGAATATGAAAATATGCTTGATGAAGTTGTTGCAACCGAAGAACTGTTATGTGACTGGATTTTTGATAAAAAAATTGTTGAAGTGATATTTGCGCTTGAAGATGACAAGGAAGTCGGATTTGCATTATTTTTCCATAATTTCTCAACATTTTTAGGTCGTGGAGGAATATATCTCGAAGATTTATATGTAAAAGAGGAATATCGAGGAAAAGGATACGGTAAAGGGTTAATTAAAAAATTAGCGCAAATCGCAGTTGAGAGAAACTGCGGAAGGGTTGAATGGTGGTGTCTTGACTGGAATCAGCCAAGTATTAATTTTTACTTATCTATTGGAGCAGAACCAATGGATGACTGGACAGTATATAGAATCAGTGGAGATACACTAAAAGAGTTAGGCAAATAG
- a CDS encoding universal stress protein: protein MFKKILLPTDGSDYANQEIDRVTNLIDSDGEIIILSVVSELDSSIFQSKKHVAEVNEGMINEAIDNVNKMKAKFPEGYNIKTIVKTGAPAETINDVAKDIGVELIVISSSGKSGIQKFIIGSVSERVLKTAEVDVLLVHNK from the coding sequence ATGTTTAAAAAAATTTTACTCCCGACTGACGGATCAGATTATGCAAACCAGGAAATTGACCGCGTAACTAATTTAATTGACAGTGATGGTGAAATTATTATCTTATCTGTAGTTTCCGAATTGGATTCAAGCATATTTCAGAGTAAAAAACATGTTGCAGAAGTAAATGAAGGAATGATTAACGAAGCAATAGATAATGTTAATAAGATGAAAGCAAAATTCCCTGAAGGTTATAATATTAAAACAATAGTAAAAACAGGGGCTCCGGCTGAAACTATTAATGATGTTGCAAAAGATATAGGTGTTGAATTAATTGTAATTTCATCATCTGGAAAAAGCGGAATTCAGAAATTTATTATTGGAAGTGTATCTGAAAGGGTACTGAAAACTGCTGAAGTTGATGTATTATTGGTTCATAATAAATAA
- a CDS encoding acyltransferase: MVLMKDRIFYFDELRALAILFVLLAHVIQYFPININYMTSPTLLSYLTISRMGVPLFFMLSGALLLNKEYSLGSFFKKRFTRVLIPAAFWYIILLISVASANGFNFDLAYLWGQGAEFPWFVCAIIGVYLVMPVFNSFIKEYGMKGVEYFILIWVILLILTNSCLVENYYIGLIFANVGIYIGYAVLGYYLANNDFNIYSLPMVVFCLIIFIATIGYNMYNAFYFAVPVYIESISIIIQCSALFLIFRYLSKFAVFNPKNSLSKVHNFVEKSIIGRIVYILSISSYAIYLMHIIVVNFLLQYYPIETFNLIPVVFLLLAIITLAIVFVLSKIPGLNKIVGIH; this comes from the coding sequence ATGGTTTTAATGAAAGACAGGATTTTTTATTTTGATGAATTGAGGGCTTTAGCAATACTTTTTGTATTATTGGCTCATGTAATTCAATATTTCCCAATCAATATCAATTATATGACTTCACCTACTCTATTATCTTATCTTACAATATCCAGAATGGGTGTTCCATTATTTTTCATGTTAAGCGGGGCTTTACTCTTGAATAAGGAATATTCATTAGGCAGTTTTTTTAAAAAACGTTTTACAAGAGTGTTGATACCTGCAGCATTCTGGTATATTATTTTACTTATTAGCGTAGCATCAGCAAACGGATTTAATTTCGATTTGGCTTACTTATGGGGACAGGGTGCTGAATTCCCATGGTTTGTTTGTGCAATCATTGGTGTTTATTTGGTCATGCCTGTTTTCAATTCTTTTATTAAGGAATATGGTATGAAAGGTGTTGAATATTTTATCTTAATCTGGGTTATTCTACTTATTTTAACAAATTCATGTCTTGTTGAAAATTATTATATCGGTTTAATTTTTGCAAATGTCGGCATTTATATCGGATATGCTGTTTTAGGCTATTATTTGGCAAATAATGACTTTAATATTTATTCCTTGCCTATGGTTGTATTTTGTTTAATTATTTTCATCGCCACAATTGGATATAATATGTATAATGCATTTTATTTTGCTGTTCCTGTATATATTGAATCCATCTCAATTATTATTCAATGCTCCGCTTTATTCTTAATTTTTAGATATTTAAGTAAATTTGCAGTATTCAATCCTAAAAATTCATTATCAAAAGTACATAATTTTGTTGAAAAGTCCATAATCGGCAGGATTGTTTATATATTGAGCATTTCCAGTTATGCTATCTATCTAATGCATATTATTGTAGTTAATTTTCTGCTTCAATACTATCCTATCGAAACATTCAACTTGATTCCTGTTGTATTTTTATTATTGGCGATAATAACTCTTGCAATTGTATTTGTTTTATCTAAAATACCTGGTTTAAATAAAATAGTTGGTATTCATTAG
- a CDS encoding NCS2 family permease: protein MLNGLFKLSENNTDVKTEIIAGLTTFLAMSYILGVNPGMLAEGGMPATGVFFATALASGISCIIMGLISKYPVGLAPGMGMNALFTYTIILGMGNTWEAALAAVFISSIIFLLITISGLREAILNAIPYNLKLAIGAGIGFFLAFIGLKGAGIIVADPSTIVTLGSLFSAPALLALIGIAVTLILYVRKVPAAVFIGLVFTAILGVIFTAFGFGAGEMAMPSVPAQFISTTIDTSVFGAFATGFGQLFSNIPNLLLILFSLLFVTFFDTTGTLIPLANQCGFVDEDGNADGIDKAFLGDAIGGIIGAILGTSTLTAYVESATGIGLGGRTGLTAVVTGIFFLISILFAPTVLALFTSSVTAAALVIVGILMMVQLKEVDWDDLVVVASVFMTIVMMLLTYSISLGIAFGFVTYAITSIAAGKAKELNWLVWIMVIVFIIYLFFGL from the coding sequence ATGTTAAATGGTTTATTTAAACTGTCTGAAAACAACACGGACGTTAAGACAGAAATTATTGCTGGTCTTACTACTTTTCTAGCCATGTCATATATTTTGGGAGTAAACCCTGGAATGTTGGCTGAAGGTGGAATGCCTGCTACTGGTGTATTTTTTGCTACTGCTCTTGCATCAGGTATTTCTTGTATTATCATGGGGCTTATTTCTAAGTATCCTGTCGGATTAGCTCCTGGTATGGGTATGAATGCATTGTTTACTTATACCATCATCTTAGGTATGGGTAACACATGGGAAGCTGCTCTTGCTGCTGTATTTATTTCAAGTATTATATTTTTATTAATTACTATTTCTGGTCTTAGGGAAGCAATTCTTAATGCTATTCCTTACAATTTAAAATTAGCAATCGGTGCCGGTATTGGTTTCTTTTTGGCATTCATCGGATTAAAAGGTGCTGGAATTATTGTTGCTGATCCATCCACTATTGTTACTTTAGGATCATTATTCTCCGCTCCTGCCCTTTTAGCATTAATCGGTATTGCTGTTACATTAATATTATATGTTAGAAAAGTACCTGCTGCTGTATTTATCGGTTTGGTTTTCACCGCTATTTTAGGTGTTATCTTTACTGCATTCGGATTCGGTGCTGGGGAAATGGCTATGCCTAGTGTTCCTGCCCAATTCATATCCACAACAATTGATACTTCAGTATTCGGTGCTTTTGCAACCGGATTTGGTCAATTATTCAGTAATATACCTAACTTATTGTTGATTTTATTCTCATTACTCTTTGTTACTTTCTTTGATACTACTGGAACATTAATTCCTTTAGCAAATCAATGTGGTTTCGTTGATGAAGATGGTAATGCAGATGGAATTGACAAAGCTTTCCTTGGTGATGCTATCGGCGGTATTATTGGTGCTATTTTAGGTACAAGTACTTTAACTGCATATGTGGAAAGTGCAACCGGTATTGGTCTTGGCGGTAGAACTGGTTTGACTGCTGTAGTTACAGGTATTTTCTTTTTAATCTCAATATTGTTTGCTCCTACAGTATTAGCGTTATTTACATCTTCTGTAACTGCTGCTGCATTAGTAATTGTAGGTATCTTAATGATGGTTCAATTAAAAGAAGTTGATTGGGACGACCTTGTTGTTGTTGCATCCGTGTTCATGACCATTGTCATGATGCTTTTAACATACTCTATTTCATTAGGTATCGCATTTGGTTTTGTAACCTACGCAATTACAAGTATTGCTGCCGGTAAAGCAAAAGAATTAAATTGGTTAGTTTGGATAATGGTAATAGTATTTATTATTTACCTGTTCTTCGGACTTTAA
- a CDS encoding NAD(P)/FAD-dependent oxidoreductase, with protein MDYDVIYIGSGNAAWQGGRFLRKEGLKILIIEESLFGGACANRGCNSKALLDAPYEIKALADNFEGVGKAGNFDVNWPDLMKLKRKRIAGMSVFLDNKFKEYDLDVEHGKGVIVDEHTVRVGDKTFTTDKIVICTGLKPVIPDIEGKEYLHDSTDFLDISELPKHAIIIGAGFVGMEFASILAEAGLKADVIIRGDMALKYFHQPYVQKVIEILKQKNIRFHFNQTVKEIIKDDGVAADDDGLKVLNVENSMNSDELLRDPESKIDNKAYENGFTVNCESGLSLTGDYVIASIGREANVADIGLENVGLTYTKNGIKVNGHLQTEVPNIYASGDVADTGIAKLVTVAIHHSKYLAKELLGKADEITYPVIPAVAYTLPRIATVGVPAYVADESDEYDVHTIKYGKSYSLELKNDPTSEAKVIVDKDLQIVGAEIYAADAENIANMFAFIINKKITLEELDYMIYAFPSSSSVCLYKLHNIHYEL; from the coding sequence ATGGATTATGATGTTATTTATATTGGAAGCGGAAATGCCGCATGGCAGGGAGGCCGATTTTTAAGAAAAGAAGGCCTTAAAATATTAATCATTGAAGAAAGTTTATTTGGCGGAGCATGTGCAAATAGAGGTTGTAACTCAAAAGCATTACTTGACGCCCCATATGAAATCAAAGCCTTGGCGGATAATTTCGAAGGGGTTGGAAAAGCAGGCAACTTCGATGTGAATTGGCCGGATTTAATGAAACTTAAACGAAAACGCATTGCAGGGATGTCTGTATTTTTAGATAACAAATTCAAAGAGTATGATCTGGATGTGGAGCATGGAAAAGGAGTTATTGTTGATGAACACACTGTCAGAGTAGGTGATAAAACATTTACAACTGATAAGATTGTAATTTGTACAGGATTAAAACCTGTTATTCCGGATATTGAAGGAAAAGAGTATTTGCATGACAGTACGGACTTTTTAGATATTTCAGAGCTTCCAAAACATGCCATTATCATAGGTGCCGGTTTTGTAGGAATGGAATTTGCATCAATACTTGCAGAAGCAGGTCTCAAGGCGGATGTGATAATCAGGGGAGATATGGCATTAAAATATTTCCATCAGCCTTATGTTCAAAAGGTTATAGAAATTTTAAAACAGAAAAATATCCGTTTCCATTTTAACCAAACAGTTAAGGAAATCATTAAGGATGACGGTGTTGCCGCTGATGATGATGGTCTTAAAGTTTTAAATGTGGAAAATTCAATGAATTCCGATGAACTTTTAAGAGATCCCGAGTCAAAAATAGACAATAAAGCTTATGAAAACGGATTTACCGTTAATTGTGAAAGCGGACTTTCCCTAACCGGAGATTATGTAATTGCATCTATAGGAAGGGAAGCTAATGTTGCAGATATCGGTCTTGAAAATGTTGGATTAACATATACCAAAAATGGAATTAAAGTTAACGGACACCTACAAACTGAAGTTCCGAATATTTATGCTTCAGGAGACGTTGCAGATACAGGAATAGCCAAACTTGTAACCGTTGCGATTCACCACTCAAAATATCTTGCAAAAGAGTTACTGGGAAAAGCGGATGAAATTACATATCCTGTCATTCCTGCTGTAGCATATACCCTACCAAGAATAGCTACTGTAGGGGTTCCTGCTTATGTCGCAGATGAAAGTGATGAATATGATGTTCACACCATCAAATACGGCAAGTCATATTCTCTAGAGCTTAAAAATGATCCTACTTCTGAGGCTAAAGTAATTGTTGATAAGGATTTGCAGATTGTAGGTGCTGAAATATATGCTGCAGATGCAGAAAACATTGCCAATATGTTTGCATTCATTATTAACAAGAAAATAACCCTGGAAGAACTTGATTATATGATTTATGCATTCCCTTCAAGCAGTTCTGTATGTTTGTATAAATTGCATAATATCCATTATGAATTATAG
- a CDS encoding MFS transporter, with protein sequence MEVELESYVVFVSFITSFFAVFLSNGIIIGVPSIAQEFAMNNIIQNWVPTIFFLVVALFTVPAGQISGKFGVKKSLLAGVLVFLAGSFGACVAFSTESFLVFRIIQGVGVAFLNVSAMTMVVQAVKPENRGKALGFIVTGVYLATSLSPVICGFLVHNLGWRAMFYFVIPFLILCIILLVLKIPQEWKTYQDETIDKVGSVLYGIGILLFIYGFTSLVTALGKLLTVCGIILLVIFALYELRQNSPVFDMHLFKNKKFASSNVAALCSYLAIMVVTTILNYHFQYVRGWDAQMSGLILIITPIIMAIMAPNAGRLSDRIHPQKLAAIGIGIATASLAILTFLNGNTPVYLVILAMILQGVGMGLFSSPNMNAIMSSVPPKDAPTASASQATMRTLGQTMSLGLDIGIYMGNGQFRISSAVCIHDYTCFTNHLRNLHFSMCSSHIRFTCWNKI encoded by the coding sequence ATGGAAGTTGAACTTGAGTCATATGTAGTATTTGTATCATTTATAACTTCATTTTTTGCGGTGTTTTTATCAAACGGCATAATTATAGGGGTTCCGTCAATAGCACAGGAATTTGCAATGAATAATATTATTCAAAATTGGGTGCCTACAATATTTTTCCTTGTTGTGGCGTTATTTACAGTTCCGGCAGGGCAGATTTCAGGTAAATTTGGTGTTAAAAAATCGTTGCTTGCTGGCGTTTTGGTATTTTTGGCCGGTTCTTTTGGTGCATGTGTTGCTTTTTCAACCGAATCATTTTTAGTTTTCAGAATCATCCAGGGCGTGGGGGTAGCGTTTTTAAATGTTTCTGCAATGACAATGGTGGTTCAGGCAGTCAAACCTGAAAATAGAGGAAAGGCATTGGGTTTTATAGTAACCGGCGTTTATTTGGCAACTTCACTCTCACCAGTTATATGCGGATTTTTAGTGCATAATCTTGGTTGGAGGGCAATGTTTTACTTTGTAATTCCATTTTTGATTTTATGTATCATACTGCTTGTTTTAAAAATACCTCAAGAATGGAAGACATATCAAGATGAGACTATCGATAAAGTTGGATCTGTATTGTATGGTATTGGAATTTTATTATTCATTTATGGATTTACCAGTTTAGTCACTGCACTTGGCAAATTATTAACTGTTTGTGGGATTATTTTGCTAGTGATTTTTGCCCTTTATGAATTAAGGCAGAATTCTCCGGTTTTTGATATGCATCTATTTAAAAATAAAAAATTTGCATCCTCAAATGTAGCTGCGTTATGCAGCTATTTAGCAATAATGGTAGTAACAACCATCCTAAACTACCATTTCCAATATGTAAGAGGATGGGATGCTCAGATGTCCGGATTAATATTGATAATTACACCAATCATCATGGCCATTATGGCTCCAAATGCAGGAAGACTATCTGATAGGATACATCCTCAAAAATTAGCAGCAATAGGAATTGGAATTGCAACAGCATCACTGGCAATATTAACATTCTTAAACGGAAATACACCGGTATATCTTGTAATCTTAGCAATGATTTTACAGGGTGTTGGCATGGGACTTTTCTCATCTCCAAATATGAATGCCATTATGAGTTCTGTTCCTCCAAAAGACGCTCCAACCGCTTCTGCATCACAGGCTACAATGAGAACACTTGGCCAGACAATGAGTCTTGGTCTTGACATTGGTATTTACATGGGTAATGGGCAGTTTAGAATTAGTTCCGCAGTATGCATCCATGATTATACATGCTTCACAAACCATTTGCGGAATCTCCACTTTAGCATGTGTTCTAGCCATATTCGCTTCACTTGTTGGAATAAAATCTAG